In Musa acuminata AAA Group cultivar baxijiao chromosome BXJ3-11, Cavendish_Baxijiao_AAA, whole genome shotgun sequence, one DNA window encodes the following:
- the LOC135652563 gene encoding uncharacterized protein LOC135652563 produces MHSLRPRLSLVAAAMDGCGSPAGKRRIMVVADPGRESAAALEWALYHAVLEHDDIILLHVEPVSARRASALSSFLSRPPSAVSPVLFPQAAAVAAAVGAGDGCGDYEFLDAMRARCQAVQPTVRVQIERVEMESKDKAAAILTQTQLSRADVLVIGQRRNATSFLGCKLSGSMSSKGPDTAEFLIENSKCLCVGVQKKGQTAGYLLNTKTHKNFWLLA; encoded by the exons ATGCATTCGCTTCGCCCTCGGCTTTCCttggtggcagcggcgatggacgGTTGCGGGAGTCCGGCGGGAAAGAGAAGGATCATGGTGGTCGCCGACCCGGGCCGGGAGTCGGCCGCGGCGCTCGAGTGGGCGCTCTACCACGCGGTTCTCGAGCACGACGACATCATCCTGCTGCACGTCGAGCCGGTGAGCGCGCGGCGCGCCTCCGCgctctcctccttcctctctcgTCCGCCCTCGGCGGTGTCACCGGTGCTGTTTCCTCaggccgccgccgtcgccgccgccgtggGGGCGGGCGACGGGTGCGGCGACTATGAGTTCCTGGACGCGATGAGGGCGAGGTGCCAGGCGGTGCAGCCGACGGTGAGGGTGCAGATCGAGAGGGTGGAGATGGAGAGCAAGGACAAAGCGGCCGCCATTCTCACGCAGACGCAGCTGTCCCGGGCCGACGTCCTCGTCATCGGTCAGCGCCGGAACGCCACCTCCTTCTTGGG GTGCAAGCTCAGTGGAAGCATGTCGAGTAAAGGACCGGACACGGCAGAGTTCCTGATCGAGAACAGCAAGTGCCTGTGTGTTGGTGTCCAAAAGAAGGGCCAAACCGCAGGCTATCTCCTCAACACCAAGACTCACAAGAACTTCTGGCTTCTTGCTTAG